One Betaproteobacteria bacterium genomic window, AATGTCCGGTATCCGGTAAATAGGCCGCCCCGTGTGTGGAACACGTGAGATATAGACCAGAATAATCAAAAAAATTTCCTTCCATCCAATCCAGTTCCACCGGCACGTGCGCGCACCGGTTGAGGTAGGCGTGCACTGTTCCGTCGAAGCGAACAACAAAGGCGGGCTGTGCTTCGCCTGCCCGGTCCACCGTGAAGCGAAATCCCTTGCCCCCCTCCACTTCGGCGCTCGCGCAGATCACCCGTTGTTGCGCAACCATTTCGCCAAGTCCGCGATGCTATCCACGCAATCCAAGGGCCGCGCCGCCAGAAGAGCTTCCTTTTCATGCGCCCCGTAGGATACCGCCACTGCACGGGCCCCGGCACTGTGCGCCATGCTCATGTCGTGGGTGGTATCTCCGATCATCAAGGTGCGCGCCGGCGGCGCGATGACTTCATCCATCAAGTACAGCAGCATTCCGGGGTGTGGTTTGGGAAATCCTTCGTCGGCGCAGCGCGTGATATGAAAGAACCGGGCCAAGCCGCTTTCCTCCAGGGAGCGGTTCAGGCCCCGCCGGCTTTTTCCGGTGGCAATGCCAATAACATAACCAGCCTCGTGCAAGCCTTCGAGCATCTCCTCGGTCCCTGGGAATGGATGAATCCGGTGATTTCCTGCCAAAAAATGGTAGCTGTAGCGCGCCGCGATATCGCAATAACGCGCCGTCTCGGTCGCGGGAAAAAGATATTTCATGCTATCCGCGAGTCCCAATCCGATAATGAAACGCGCCTGCTCATCGCTCGGAATAGGTAGGTACATATCTTTCGCGGCTGCTTGAATGGAAGCGGCGATGTGCTCCGTGGAATCCACCAAGGTACCATCCCAGTCGAACACCAAAAGCTCGAACTGCTTATCCATCGTCTTGCTCCAGCAGGCTCAAGAAATCCGCCAATTCCTTGGGTAACGGCGCGCCAAGATGGATCTTTTCCTTTTTTATAGGGTGCGTGAAGGAAAGCTTCGCCGCGTGCAGAAACATGCGGTGGAGTCCGCGCTTATTCAGTGCCTTGTTCCGATTCGCGTGGCCGTACTTGCTGTCCCCGGCTATGGGAAAGCCCAAGTGAGATAGGTGCACACGTATCTGGTGCGTGCGCCCCGTGCCAAGCTGCGCCTCAAGCAAGGCAAATTGCGGCCAGGCCTTCTGCAATAGGAACAGCGTGTCTGCGCTCTGCCCTTGCGCATCCACGCTTACGCGGCGCTCTCCTTCTTGCGTCAGATAGCGTAGCAGCGGCGCCTTTACCCGCTGCCTGGCGTTGCGCCAAGGCCCCAGCACCAACGCGAGATAGCGTTTTTCGATCTCGCCTTCGCGCAATTGGCGGTGCATTTCCGTCAGGGCAGACCGCTTCTTCGCCACCATCAACAAGCCGGAAGTATCCCGGTCCAGGCGGTGGACCAGTTCCAGAAAGCGCGCTTGCGGGCGCTGTGCCCGGAGTTGCTCGATGATGCCCGAGCTGATTCCGCTGCCGCCATGGACAGCCAACCCGGCTGGTTTATCGACAACCAAAAGGGCCTCATCTTCAAGCACTACCGCGAGCGGATCGGCGGGTGCATCCCATGTCGTAACGGAGGCTTGTGCCGTGCGCACGGGGGGCAAACGCACCATGTCTCCAAGCTGCAAGCGATAATCCGCATCGATGCGCCCGCTATTGACGCGCACCTGTCCCGTGCGCAGCAGACGGTAGACATGGCTCTTGGGGACGCCCTTGAATGTGCGCACCAAAAAGTTGTCGATACGCTGTTGGACTTCCTCCTCGCCGATCTCGACTTGAGAAACTTCTTTCCTTAAGGTACTCAATTTGCTTAAAATGTTGAACTGAAGATTTAGGACACTCGCCCGAGCACACACCATCGTGTTCCAAGGCGCCCAAGTACCGCTGGTCCTGAAAACCGGCCTCTACGTGACTTCCGCGCCGCGTGTCCCCTTCGGAAATGAGTTTCATGTGCGAGCTTCAAAACTCGAAGAACTCAGGCAGCAAAACTCGTATTTAGTCACATAACTCTAGTGATCTAGTGATATAGCAGCCGGACCATTGCCCGCATGATAGG contains:
- a CDS encoding Rieske (2Fe-2S) protein; this translates as MVAQQRVICASAEVEGGKGFRFTVDRAGEAQPAFVVRFDGTVHAYLNRCAHVPVELDWMEGNFFDYSGLYLTCSTHGAAYLPDTGHCIAGPCKGRRLVPVMIKENNGQIWLKE
- a CDS encoding HAD-IIIA family hydrolase, whose protein sequence is MDKQFELLVFDWDGTLVDSTEHIAASIQAAAKDMYLPIPSDEQARFIIGLGLADSMKYLFPATETARYCDIAARYSYHFLAGNHRIHPFPGTEEMLEGLHEAGYVIGIATGKSRRGLNRSLEESGLARFFHITRCADEGFPKPHPGMLLYLMDEVIAPPARTLMIGDTTHDMSMAHSAGARAVAVSYGAHEKEALLAARPLDCVDSIADLAKWLRNNG
- a CDS encoding RluA family pseudouridine synthase codes for the protein MVCARASVLNLQFNILSKLSTLRKEVSQVEIGEEEVQQRIDNFLVRTFKGVPKSHVYRLLRTGQVRVNSGRIDADYRLQLGDMVRLPPVRTAQASVTTWDAPADPLAVVLEDEALLVVDKPAGLAVHGGSGISSGIIEQLRAQRPQARFLELVHRLDRDTSGLLMVAKKRSALTEMHRQLREGEIEKRYLALVLGPWRNARQRVKAPLLRYLTQEGERRVSVDAQGQSADTLFLLQKAWPQFALLEAQLGTGRTHQIRVHLSHLGFPIAGDSKYGHANRNKALNKRGLHRMFLHAAKLSFTHPIKKEKIHLGAPLPKELADFLSLLEQDDG